A single window of uncultured Fretibacterium sp. DNA harbors:
- a CDS encoding ABC transporter permease, with protein MLRFIFRRVLQLIPVILSVMVILFTILYFTPGDPARIVLGQEVTQEAIANFRAVHGLDDPYLIQLGRYLYRALFHWDLGYSYVMKSPVSSELATRIPMTIKLAFWSVLFSTLVGIPMGIICAIRQYSLLDSVVTLITLLGVSMPTFWLGLLFILAFSVNLGWFPSMGFETINEMVLPILTLSGASVAIIARITRSSMLEVILSDYIRTARAKGQTEYRVIMKHALPNALIPIMTIISIQFGMLLGGSIITEAIFSISGVGRLMLEAINMRDYPIIQGGVLFISMAFCLINLTVDILYAFVDHRIHVK; from the coding sequence TTGCTCAGGTTCATCTTTCGAAGGGTCCTACAGCTGATTCCCGTCATTTTAAGCGTCATGGTCATTTTGTTTACGATTCTCTATTTTACCCCGGGAGATCCTGCCCGCATTGTATTGGGGCAGGAGGTTACCCAGGAGGCTATTGCGAATTTCAGAGCCGTTCATGGTCTGGACGATCCCTACCTCATACAGTTGGGACGTTATCTTTACAGGGCGCTGTTCCATTGGGATTTGGGGTATTCCTATGTTATGAAGAGTCCTGTGAGCTCGGAGCTCGCGACGAGGATACCCATGACGATCAAACTCGCCTTTTGGTCCGTACTCTTTAGTACTCTGGTGGGGATTCCTATGGGCATCATCTGTGCTATCCGGCAGTATTCATTGCTCGACAGCGTTGTCACGCTCATAACGCTGCTGGGGGTCTCCATGCCCACCTTTTGGCTGGGGCTTCTGTTCATTCTGGCTTTCTCCGTAAATCTGGGATGGTTCCCCTCCATGGGCTTCGAGACGATCAACGAGATGGTACTTCCCATTTTGACCTTATCCGGGGCCTCCGTGGCGATTATTGCACGTATTACACGTTCCAGTATGTTGGAGGTCATTCTCTCCGACTACATTCGTACCGCACGGGCCAAGGGACAGACGGAATACCGCGTAATCATGAAGCACGCGTTGCCCAATGCCCTGATCCCCATCATGACTATTATCAGCATACAGTTTGGCATGCTGTTGGGGGGGTCGATCATCACGGAGGCAATTTTCTCCATCTCCGGGGTAGGAAGACTTATGCTCGAGGCCATCAATATGAGGGATTACCCTATCATTCAAGGGGGGGTTCTCTTCATCTCCATGGCGTTCTGCCTTATCAATCTTACGGTCGATATTCTTTATGCTTTCGTTGACCATCGCATTCATGTGAAGTAG
- a CDS encoding hemolysin family protein, with translation MFYGFFIIAFLSIISAFFAFSEISLAASRRMKLRPLAEGGDERAARILSFQEQPGLFFTTVQIGLNSMAILAGIVGDAFLSPPIHKMLPNFLSPTLRGQIASTVPFIFVSLFFVLFADLIPKRIAMAIPEAVSLRTIEGMRRVIFICTPLAKIFNSLSSAICKVFGFPEKRRDDFTSDDLYAMVEAGIMAGLLRTQEKDLIGNIFELDVRTVPSAMTVRENIVYFDLHEDDAHIKEKIASAPHSTYIVCDGNIEHIVGCVDSKALLERVIKEQSLQLDNGIDIRPPLIIPDSLTLAEAMDHFKRRGETLAVVLNEYALVVGIITLQDIMMMLMGNLVGEEEQIIKRDECSWLIEGSTPIEDVMHVFNIEEFPDSQNYETISGFLMFMLKRIPHRTDFVMHEGYKFEVIDIDNYKIDQILVTRLPQTERQGEANADSKQTEERSPSLTTEYQDNAFPLDEHEA, from the coding sequence ATGTTTTATGGTTTTTTTATCATTGCTTTCTTGAGTATAATCAGTGCCTTTTTTGCCTTTTCGGAGATCTCCCTGGCGGCATCGCGCAGGATGAAGCTGCGCCCCCTTGCGGAAGGCGGGGATGAACGGGCTGCACGAATTCTGAGCTTCCAAGAGCAGCCAGGACTGTTTTTTACGACAGTGCAAATAGGCCTGAACTCCATGGCAATTTTAGCGGGAATTGTAGGCGATGCCTTTCTGTCTCCGCCCATTCATAAGATGCTGCCCAATTTCCTTTCCCCCACCCTAAGGGGGCAGATTGCCTCCACAGTTCCTTTTATTTTTGTCAGTCTCTTCTTCGTCCTATTTGCGGACCTGATTCCCAAGCGAATTGCCATGGCTATTCCCGAGGCCGTATCCTTAAGGACAATAGAGGGGATGCGGCGGGTCATCTTTATCTGTACCCCCCTGGCAAAGATTTTCAACTCCTTGAGCAGCGCCATCTGCAAAGTTTTCGGATTTCCGGAAAAACGCCGGGACGACTTCACCTCGGATGACCTCTATGCCATGGTGGAGGCAGGAATAATGGCCGGGCTCTTGAGGACGCAGGAGAAGGATTTGATCGGTAACATTTTCGAACTCGATGTACGCACAGTTCCATCCGCTATGACAGTTCGGGAGAATATCGTGTATTTCGATCTTCATGAGGATGATGCCCACATCAAGGAAAAAATTGCATCTGCACCGCATTCCACCTACATCGTGTGTGATGGGAATATCGAACATATCGTAGGCTGTGTGGACTCCAAAGCGCTGTTGGAACGGGTTATTAAAGAACAAAGCCTCCAGTTGGACAACGGGATTGACATTCGCCCGCCCCTTATTATCCCCGACAGCCTGACATTGGCTGAGGCGATGGATCACTTCAAGCGACGGGGAGAAACCCTTGCCGTCGTGCTCAACGAGTATGCCTTGGTGGTCGGGATTATCACTCTTCAGGATATCATGATGATGCTCATGGGCAATCTCGTTGGGGAGGAGGAGCAGATTATCAAACGAGACGAATGCTCATGGCTGATTGAGGGCTCGACGCCTATAGAGGATGTCATGCATGTGTTCAATATCGAGGAGTTCCCCGACTCCCAAAACTATGAGACCATCAGCGGTTTCCTCATGTTCATGTTGAAGCGCATTCCTCACCGCACGGATTTTGTCATGCACGAAGGGTATAAATTTGAGGTAATCGACATCGATAACTATAAGATCGATCAGATCCTGGTAACACGCCTCCCCCAGACAGAGCGGCAGGGCGAGGCGAACGCAGACTCAAAGCAGACGGAGGAACGCAGCCCCTCGCTCACCACCGAATACCAGGATAACGCGTTTCCGTTGGATGAGCATGAGGCATAA
- a CDS encoding M20 family metallopeptidase: MASEILEKARCIRNYLVECKRRIHRHPELGMHEIETAAFVRSELKKLGVELQPIDTRVGVVGIVRGRKDAPGKVIALRADMDALPIQEEAAVPDASEVAGVMHACGHDAHTAMLLGAAKILTSMRDRFTGVVKLIFQPAEETLGGSELMIRLGCLENPTVDVILGQHGIAEFATGDIAFREGPSMASSDTFSVTVKGVSGHGAYPHNSGADALLASANCVMSLQSLITRQFNAVDPVVLSICTLHGGTAKNIIPAEVTFGGSIRCQSPTSRSRIRDMMDHMIGSIVAGYNCTHELDYTYGVPPLVNDPDVVHAMRSAAAKLLGEEHVKTMSQARMGSEDYACYCEKIPASCFARLGIRQVGKEPTRFHSPTFVFDEEALPVGAGFFVQAVLELNGAPIAPPL; this comes from the coding sequence ATGGCTTCAGAGATCCTGGAGAAGGCACGATGTATACGGAACTACCTCGTGGAATGCAAACGCCGCATTCACCGTCATCCCGAACTTGGCATGCACGAAATCGAAACCGCGGCCTTCGTCCGTTCCGAACTGAAAAAACTTGGCGTTGAACTCCAGCCCATAGACACGCGGGTCGGCGTCGTGGGAATCGTTCGCGGTCGCAAAGATGCACCTGGCAAGGTGATCGCCCTCAGGGCCGATATGGACGCCCTGCCAATCCAGGAGGAGGCTGCGGTCCCCGATGCATCGGAAGTTGCAGGTGTGATGCACGCCTGCGGTCACGACGCTCATACCGCAATGCTCCTGGGGGCTGCAAAAATCCTCACGTCGATGCGCGATCGCTTCACTGGTGTGGTCAAACTCATCTTTCAACCTGCCGAAGAAACCCTTGGAGGATCGGAACTGATGATTCGCCTCGGTTGCCTTGAGAACCCCACCGTGGACGTCATCCTCGGTCAGCACGGTATCGCTGAATTCGCTACGGGCGACATTGCCTTCCGCGAAGGCCCCAGCATGGCCTCCTCCGACACGTTCTCCGTCACCGTCAAGGGCGTCAGCGGACACGGCGCATACCCCCACAATTCAGGCGCAGACGCCCTGCTTGCCTCGGCAAACTGCGTCATGTCGCTGCAGAGCCTGATCACCCGTCAATTCAACGCCGTCGATCCCGTCGTCCTCTCAATTTGTACCCTCCACGGCGGAACGGCGAAGAACATCATTCCCGCTGAAGTGACCTTTGGCGGCTCTATCCGCTGTCAATCCCCAACGAGCCGCAGCAGGATCAGGGATATGATGGACCACATGATTGGCTCCATCGTTGCCGGATACAATTGCACTCATGAGCTTGACTACACTTACGGGGTACCGCCTCTGGTCAACGATCCCGACGTGGTCCACGCCATGCGTTCCGCTGCCGCGAAGCTGCTCGGCGAAGAACACGTCAAGACGATGAGCCAGGCGCGCATGGGTTCGGAGGATTACGCCTGCTACTGCGAAAAGATTCCGGCTTCCTGTTTCGCTCGGCTGGGCATCCGACAGGTGGGCAAAGAGCCGACCAGGTTCCACAGTCCCACCTTCGTCTTTGATGAAGAGGCTCTTCCCGTTGGGGCGGGCTTTTTCGTCCAGGCCGTGCTGGAGCTGAATGGAGCGCCCATCGCGCCGCCCCTATGA
- a CDS encoding GntR family transcriptional regulator, with translation MLKDGKRTMNKQVYLSLRSDILSGRYRDGQQLLQAELAEEYHVSRIPVREALMQLSSEGLVQIIPYKGAIVASLSIEELHEIFEIRYALESLILRYVVQNITEGSAARVHNLLLESTQTPPERRSRKTNWEFHRALYEIAGKPRLLELIESQYNKIDRYVQMDITLPNVQENAFKSHDAILQACRVGDAVEATVLLHEHMVTALRRLDRFLQQEEVRAPESERSTTLFMPLINRRVLR, from the coding sequence ATGCTTAAAGACGGCAAACGCACCATGAACAAGCAGGTGTATTTGAGTTTGCGCAGCGACATCCTCTCCGGACGGTATCGTGACGGGCAACAATTGTTGCAGGCCGAACTGGCGGAGGAATACCACGTCAGCCGCATACCCGTTCGCGAGGCGCTGATGCAGCTTTCCAGTGAGGGGTTAGTGCAGATCATCCCCTACAAGGGGGCGATCGTCGCCTCCTTGTCCATCGAGGAGCTGCACGAGATATTCGAGATCCGCTATGCGCTGGAGTCCTTGATCTTGCGTTACGTCGTGCAGAACATCACGGAGGGATCGGCTGCGCGAGTTCATAACCTGCTCCTGGAATCGACGCAGACACCGCCGGAAAGGCGAAGCCGCAAGACAAACTGGGAGTTTCACCGCGCGCTTTATGAAATTGCGGGAAAGCCCCGTCTACTGGAGCTGATCGAGTCGCAGTACAACAAGATCGATCGCTACGTCCAGATGGATATTACTTTGCCGAACGTGCAGGAGAACGCCTTTAAATCCCATGACGCGATCCTTCAGGCCTGCCGGGTCGGCGATGCAGTGGAGGCGACCGTGTTGCTTCACGAACACATGGTGACGGCGCTTCGCCGCCTTGACCGCTTCCTGCAGCAGGAGGAAGTCCGCGCTCCAGAATCGGAGCGATCGACCACGCTTTTTATGCCGCTGATCAATCGTCGCGTGCTGCGGTAG
- a CDS encoding uroporphyrinogen decarboxylase family protein, producing MLTHKQRIENALALKENDRTPYSMWMHYPNRDRHPRRLAELALRAQREYDLDFIKYMPFGLYTTIDMGVDLDVYEGFEKAPTQHEPVIKDVKDWDRIRPLDGTRGEYAVVLESQRILMEMLEEHVPFLQTLFSPATTLAKMCSPAELVRHMREDPARVHRVLEMVTDTTIQFARASADLGADGFFYASQLSGRQTMEKTEYEAFVEKYDLAILNAVKDRTWFNVLHLHGAQVRIDEVQHYPVQGLSWHDRDDGPSMEEVRKYSTKAFVGGLSWGENWLTKTEEQVVGEVREMCGRPGLILGPGCVIEPHTPKKFLELVHKTVVERSCCR from the coding sequence ATGTTGACGCACAAGCAGAGGATCGAAAACGCCCTTGCGCTGAAAGAGAACGACCGCACGCCCTACAGCATGTGGATGCACTATCCCAATCGCGACCGTCATCCCCGCCGCTTGGCCGAACTGGCGCTGAGGGCGCAGAGGGAGTACGATCTGGACTTTATCAAGTACATGCCCTTTGGACTTTACACCACCATCGACATGGGCGTCGATCTTGACGTGTACGAGGGCTTTGAAAAAGCCCCCACTCAGCATGAGCCCGTCATCAAGGACGTCAAGGACTGGGATCGCATTCGTCCTCTCGACGGAACCCGGGGTGAGTACGCCGTCGTCCTGGAATCGCAGCGTATTCTCATGGAGATGCTGGAGGAACACGTGCCCTTCCTGCAGACACTTTTCAGTCCGGCCACCACATTAGCGAAGATGTGTTCTCCAGCCGAGCTGGTCAGACATATGCGCGAGGACCCCGCTCGCGTCCACCGCGTGCTGGAGATGGTCACGGACACCACGATTCAATTTGCCCGCGCTTCCGCCGACTTGGGTGCGGATGGATTCTTCTATGCCTCGCAGCTTTCGGGGCGTCAGACGATGGAGAAAACCGAGTACGAGGCGTTTGTCGAAAAGTATGACCTTGCGATCCTAAACGCCGTTAAGGACAGGACCTGGTTTAACGTACTGCACCTGCACGGCGCCCAGGTGCGCATCGACGAAGTCCAGCATTACCCTGTGCAGGGGCTGAGTTGGCACGACCGCGATGATGGTCCCTCGATGGAGGAGGTTCGCAAGTACAGCACAAAGGCGTTCGTTGGGGGCCTCAGCTGGGGCGAGAATTGGCTGACCAAGACGGAGGAACAGGTTGTCGGTGAGGTGCGGGAGATGTGCGGTCGCCCCGGCCTGATCCTGGGGCCGGGTTGCGTGATCGAGCCGCATACCCCGAAGAAGTTCCTGGAGCTGGTCCATAAGACGGTCGTTGAGCGTTCGTGTTGTCGCTGA